The Salvia miltiorrhiza cultivar Shanhuang (shh) chromosome 2, IMPLAD_Smil_shh, whole genome shotgun sequence DNA window GCCGTCTGGATCAAGCACGCCGACGCCATCTCCTGCCTCAGCATGGACAAGGACACCGGCTTTCTCTACTCCGCTTCCTGGGACAAGACTTTCAAGGTGTGGCGCCCCGAGAATTCCAAGTGCATGGAGTCCGTCAAGGCGCACGACGACGCCGTCAACTCCGTCGTGGCCAGCACCGCCGCCATGGTCTACACGGGCTCCGCCGACGGCAAGGTCAAGGCGTGGAAGAGGGAGCAGAAGGGGAAGGCCTGCAAGCACACGCTCGTCAAGACGCTGCTCACTCAGGTACTAATTTCTATGAATTATCCATGATTATTTGCTTGGCATCCTCATCCCCATCTCTTACCGTGTCCGGCATGCAGGAGTCGGCCGTGACGGCGCTGGCCGTGAGCGACTCGGACAAGGTGGTGTACTCGGGGTCGTCGGACGGGGTGGTGAACTTCTGGGAGGTGGAGAAGCAGCTGTCGCACGGCGGCGTGCTGAAGGGGCACAAGCTGGCGGTGCTGTGCCTGGCGGCGGCGGGGAGCTTGGTGTTCAGCGGGTCGGCGGACAAGACGATATGCGTGTGGCGGAGGGAGGGGCAGGCGCACACGCGCCTCTCGGTGTTGACAGGGCACACGGGGCCGGTGAAGTGCCTGGCCGTGGAGAAGGACAAGGAGTCCGCCGCCGAGGAGAAGTGGGTGGTGTACAGTGGGAGCCTCGATAAGTCTGTGAAGGTGTGGAGCGTGTCGGAGATGGCGCCGGACATGCAGCAGATTCAAAATGGGAATTTTGATTGGGATTCCATACCGTCGGCCAAATATTGACGACTCACATCAATTCTTGAGGTAACTATATATGTGTAATATCGATGACTCGTAGATTTCAGTTTCTACTGCTACCTATTGTATTTAGTTGATTATTTTCTTTCCCAACTCTTTTCCTGTTTCCAACTTACTTTTACATCTTTTTATCCTTTATGTTTACTTGTATGATTCCACATTTGCACCAAACAGACATACGATCGATTAATAAATATTCCTTTAAATGCGAATAAATctgaattgaaaatttagttTGTTTCAACATTTCATTCCTTTGGTGGAATGAGGCCTAATACGAAGAAACCATGCTTATATAGAAAGAGTACGTACGAGATAAGAATCAATAATGAGGTGGATCGAAgaaatatttataagttatatcaTGGGGATGAAATAAGTAGGCTCCAATTTTAAAGTAGGTCCTATCCTCCAAATGAGCCCTTACATATATTAATAGAAATCAACGTCTCCAACGTATGTTTTGAATCATTTTCATTCTGctccaaaattcattttttaccAAGCATAATACGACGTTATTTTGATGCTTAGGTGGATAAAAGAAATCCCTGATCATTATTATGTGACCGAATTCTCTAATGCTggatataaatttatttttttttcattttttctttttaccttAGGGATTTTTAAAGTGAAACTGTGAGTTGGAatttttcatgaaaaatattgaaaggGGCCACAAATCATGATTAAATATTCTAACTTGCAATTATGTTTCAATCCATATTGAATTaggttaattaaattaatatgaattGAATCAAGAAACTCCGGTGATAGAAAAATATAATCACTTGAAAGAAAATTAATGCTCAAAACATGCAGATCTTGAGTGCCTAATGTGCAATTATTTCCAATGGGTGTAATTTGCAACATATTTGATTATAGGTTGTGATTATTTCGTCAAGAAATCTTTTCTTATATAGATTAACtatattaaacaaaaaaaatatatttttggcCATAAACATTAACCACTCTACGCTTGACTAACACacacaatatattttgtgaacAAATCTTGTTCTAAAACAGCTGGTTGAAATTTATGTTCACGTAGGAAAACTTTATCGACCATAAcctatttataaaaaaatattgatgtgGTAAATAACATACTAATTAAATTCAAAGCTTATGTcattattatatagatttaaagtttgtatttagcccacgtttggttgggtgtttttagagatTGAAAAgagaatcaagtaattgaatccattacttgttgtttggtttggataaTGAGATAAgtattacccttacttgagggtaactcaatcacccaattcgttacccctcaaaatagaggggaaacaaaagaaatggaatcccttactaatgattcatttccattgttaaaccaaacactcaataaaagtaatggttaatGATACCAtttcactcctttatttgattccattccatttccattcctctacttgaaccaaacgagcacttagtTGGCAAGTTGAATCAAATATTGTGATTTTGGGTGTAAGTAGCCCCTGTTATATAATTATGTGGCTTCCGCACAATCTTCAAAATGAAAGATAAGACAAACCTAATTTACACAAATTCTGTTGTAGCTCAGGATGTATATACAGTGCGGCCGGTTCATTCCGATTCCATCTAGTTTATCCAGTCTAATTGTTTTAATTATCTTTTACGAACCTTTTTCAGCCCACATATAAAACGTATTATTTGCGTAcattaaaaatatacatatataaattatcatttaaatttatatataatatcattTGTAAAATATCATTTGTTATCAAAAgtataattttcggttattagaagtgtcatttataatgtataatttattttgatataaagtatcatttgcttttataaaaaatatcatttgtgaagtataattatatttaatgaaaGTATCTTTTATTGTtagtaaaaatatcatttacatGGGCcacacattaaaaaaaatgaacaaaaagaaaatagttGCAGgccgggtcggatctgggcggAGTCGGATCTGTTACACACTAATATAActcgtatttaaaataataattataactttATTGTTCTATATCCTATAATCTATAACTCATAAGTTAATGTTTAATaaatatttcttctatttataaaTAAGTGTCCACCAAGGAGACAATTAAATTTACACTTGTaaccttattttttattttattcaaatattagaaaagtattgaataTAGATTTAATGGGAAGAGTATGGAtagtttatttaaatttttgaaatggAACACTTATTGAGGAACAAGCAATAAACCAAATGGGCAACACTTATTAATATACCAAAGGGCTCATTTGGTACGGGTGATTAATGTTTATAATATACATATGACACTCTAATATCTTGTTTGATAAGAAATACACCGtcctttaaaaatcaaattaaagccCGAAAACATTATATAGATTTGGTATGGGTGACTTTGTTTACTAACCAGGGCGGATCCAAGATTTAATATTAGGGGGTTGAATTTGTTGAACTACAACGTCTTTGAAAACACTTATGCCCGGATTCGGGGCCGGGAGCCCccgaagcaattttttttagcattctgtacactttattttcatattttttttaacaataacttaatataatagataatcaTTCGCAATTCatttaattcaacatcaagtagattgaaagcatataaagacataTTTTTATgcactatttttaaaagaatatttcatattctaaacaaataaattaattttcattattgttaattcgtaattttacttttaacttgagaattgactcaaattcaacattaaaaattaaattacaaagaaaattaggataaaaataatataaatgtaaTAAATCAATGTACAATATTAAACAagtaatatggatagttggatactataaacaatagtatttttttattgtatttcttatttacacacacacacacacacacacacacacacacacacacacacacacatatatatatatatatatatatatatatatataggggcgcgctccagtgagaccccataattttcgtgaaacactaggacaatgaataagacatataatactaatgaataaaacgtatatctaatgaacaagatgtatatactgatgaaaaataaaatttaaaaaattcgtaatgaataagacatatatactgatgaacagggccgtatatactgatgaacaatgcagtatatactgatgaataacaaaatttaaaatattctgctccctccaggattcgaaccctgcgaaaaaaaatcaccctccagatacaatatcagccataggattgataaaataaacgcaccagatcgtaccctagatctcactaaaattagggggtctcattggagcggccccctatatatatatatatatatatatatatatatatacataataaaataatatatatctatattaaaaaagactaaaaaattgggagggggtcTTCAGCCCCCCAGCCCCCTTGGATCCGCCACTGATACtaactattattaactttatataatcttaatatattatactaaacaataaattatattttacatatattttaatGCATACTATCAAATATGATATTGATATGACATATGATAAAATAGATATATCACAGTCAAACCCTTATCCCACATCATGTACTAAACGAGCCTTAGGAGTAATGGATAATTCTAACAAAAAATCCATAGCCCCCAATAACCTTCCCCATCGTATGCCCCTGCTTCGAGTGGCATGAAAGAGTCAATCCCTTATTGTAGAGCTTCGCAACCCtttccttttcattttcatggGATATCATTTCGCATGTTCATCAAATTATACATGAAAGCTACATGTTGATCCAGACTTTTCTTTAATATGATTTTCATGTTTTGTTTAGTGATTATTAATTTGTTGGTTTCAGCTCTCCTGTGAAATGTAGAAGAATAGAACGAATAACGAATAATATTGaaagtttcaaaaaaaaaaaaaaaacgaataaTATTGAAAGGTAAAACTGCTTCACGTACAGAGGCCTACAGCCAACCTGCTGTAACAAACTAATGTGATCACAAAAGTGAACGATTCCTAACCCAAAACTGAACTATACGtaaatcaagaaaaaaaaatcctaactgttatcaaaaaagaaaaaagaaaatccgAACTCTAATGAGCCCATGCATAACGTATGAGCTTTTATTCtaagtgtgcgtgtgtttgccaagtggtaaggggttaatgccagaggtcaaaggtcttgggtttgaGTCCTCTATGGCGCggcctttaaaaaaaaaaaaacaaacaaaacgtATGAGCTTTTATTCTAACTAAAAGACAATTgacccaaaaaaataaaaataaactatttaataaaaaaagactaattaaaagtaaagataaataaaaataaggtaAGACTCAATCGTAGTCTATAACAGCCCGCAGTCCTCTCGCATACATACGCCAATATCACATGCTATAAACCAGTATTGGTGCAATTCTAGTCAAATTCAAATGTTGAtgtaataatagtaataaaattaatgatttgAACAAGTTTGCATTGCAGGACGTCATTCAGCTCAAAGTTCATGAGTTAGCTCAAATAGATTACTAATCATATACAATTAGGATTGAAATTTTTTTGTCTtaacaaattaaaattcaaatggTCTGTAATTGAATAGCCCACAATTGGATAAAGTTAGTCCGAGTCCAATAGAATTGGCCTAAAAGCCAGTAAATTGGCCTAATTGATTGAAATTTTTTTCGTTATTTGATTTTTGGCTTTCattactttatttttaaaagttagtaaagataagttttttttaaaagataTTCGAAAATTGGAAAATGATAATCATTTAGGAAAAATATGTGTATCAATATTTCTTTAAGAGTTACATATTATTGTGTAAGTGGATGTTGAAATAATATTCATTTAATGTGAATATtagtttattataaatatatttttttaaataaatatattaattaaaattttaaaataatttttctaaCCTGGTTGACCTGAGGGTTAGCCCAAATCCCGAAAATTTAGAGTCAGGATGAAGAATTGTCCGAAAAAATTACATGATTACATGAATGAAATAATGATAACTTGAAATAGTTGGCCCGCGCCAAGCTAGTTGGCCCAATTTACATTCCTTGCGGTAACCTCACGAATGTCAAAATGTGTGAAGTGCGCAGATACACGAAACATAACTCTGCACAAATTGAGGAAGTGTCCCATTAACTTGGGCCGAGTCCATAACTCTTTTCACAATTTTGTGTTTCTACCTTTGTTGCATATACAAATGAAATTAGATGCGaacatataattatttttcactttttcgatcatcaagatctgcagTAATTGCATTACCTTGCTGAATGAATGCATTATTTAAGTTTGAATCATGGAGAAAGTAAAAATTTTACTACTTTTTTTAGAATACATTAGTTTTAATAGggggatgcattaattttaactgtGAGTACATTGTTCTTACTCACAAAAAATGCAGTTATGAATGTCAATCCAGCGTGTAACCCGTCAATCCGAGAGGATTAGCCCGTAAACGAATAGCCCGACACCTGATGGGGTCGGCCCGAAACTAACCCAAAATTCTATAGGGCTGACCCGAAAATACTGTGCCCGCTTAATTATATGAAGGTTttctcgttatttgatttttaacttcattactttacttatgaaaattagtatcataagataattttttcaaaagtttgtgaaatgtattttgattcaatattaaaaattcaatattagaaagttatactcatcatttcacttctctgtattttcaatataatatttaaaacaaaatattgcatatgtgtatttatttattacaaatataatatttcaaaaagaACTATagtagttaattttttaaaaataaaattttaagccCAATCGATGaactagcccgaaacccgaacattAGGATTGAAAATTTctaacccaatttttttttcaatccgATTAAACCCGCACCTGAATAACCTGTAACctgatagggctagcccgaaacttGGTGGGTTGGCCGGATTGACATCACTTATCATTATAAGCACACCACATTGTGAATATATATACTTGTATACATCGTACTGCAGTGTACTATTTTGCCCGTGGGCAAGCGTAGAAAAGATGCCATCTTTTAGTGATGGACTTCAAAAATATAGAATTGAAATTGGATTAGTTAATAGTTAATGATATAGTGTATGACTAATGGAAGCAAGAGAGCTGGAAACAGTCCAAAGACGAGAAGATAAAGAATTGATAGACACCAGAAAAAATAGATATTTTTTGGGACAACAGTCGTCAGGGATTAGATAAACAAACATGAAGCAAGAATTAGTTGCTCTCATATCAATTCAATTCACTCTAAAGACGTGCCGGGCAGTTCATGTATAAATATTAGTACGTATTCATATGCATGTTAGGTATTAAAAAACATAGTAAAATGTTgggatattttttttaaaacggtcaggtattaaaaaaaatagtaaaatgttgggatatttttttaaaaacggTCAAATATATATGCTAGAAtgtaaagtgatatttaccttTATTATTTCTCTTAAATGTTgggatttttttaatattatgtacgtaatttaatttatgcttttttttttatcttcctTTATTCCATTGTggacatacatatatatttgaccCATTCCAACTTGGttctatatatatgtttttaaattctttttaatGTGCGTTCTgttcatttttattataaatatatcttAAGAAAGAGGAAAATTTTGTACGAtatatcattaatttttttttaatctaatttTCTGAGGGTGGGTGCGTTTATTTtggattgtaaaattttcattagaaaatgatggataagaaaaaataagaaaatgttctcattttttatcatttctttacaagagatgaaaagatgagaaatgttgaaaaatatctTCACACCACTACGcccaaagataatattatccaacattgtagataaaatgagtgaaaaggagaTGCCCAATAAAATATTACACCTTATCCGAAGAAATTTTTTATCAtagtaaatatgtgaaaatgatgaaaaatggtgaaaatatatattttctcttattttccatcaaagtaaacgcatcctaaggagaaaaatatgaaaaaatattatcacaatGTCTctttatgataatattatcatgaattggaTTGAAAAGAAGGAAGAATGGGTtgcttaatttttatttatttttcattttatttgaagactatctattatataatgatAGAATATGTGAAAAAGGTGGAAAGAAGtgtcattctatatttttcattattttttatcaaagaGAATTCACCCTGTGGGGAGTGTTATATGCAGATTTTgggtaaatatatatattagtattagtaTATGATAAAATATCTGATCGGAAATACTAGCTTCTACTTGAGGGGATACAAATATGATACAAGTATGAAATATCCGTTGCGCACATAATTTTCAATGAATGGTGTGTCGTACTCGTTGTATACAATCTTCATAATAGGTTGGAATGCCGTGTGTGGAATTGTTGAATCCACCGACCACGCCTGcatgaattattgattaattaacACATTGATATGTGTGTGTGACATGAGATCCAAACATTTAacgaattattattattagtggtaATTCAAACATTTAATTCTAAATTGGAACAAATTTTGAGTTCTGTGTACATATGCTGAGTGGATCCCACCTGCATCCACCAACGACTTTCGGTTTTCTGGTTTAAGGAAAAAATAGATATGTATCAATtgttattaatttgattttatttgcgTAGTCTGATTTTCCGAGTGAACGTTGTTGAGGGACACGTGTTAGACGTTAGAAACTAATGCAAGTATCCCCCGAGGTTCGATGATCATCTTTTAATATTTTGTGGGATGTTCTTTCTTCTTTGCACTAATTTTCTTAGTATGCTCTTAGAGCATTTACACTAGTAGGTGTTAAGAAGATGCGCTAATTGATCGTCCTCATCTTAGTGTGTCTCTTCTTTCCTATATTGGCTATataaaaagtgttataatttttatttttatttaattttatttttatttttattattttaaaattcaacattacattaattaaaataaaatatataaaaataattaatattaaaattacaataattttttttatggctcaatcggaccaaaacgagaccaaatgtgTTCCTTCAAATCTGAAATGAGGCGAACGTGAAGGTCGCTGTCTCGCATGGAGGATTGTCGAGCAACATACGCTCGAAATTCCGGCGGAGCTCCGGTGCGAGGACGAGTTGTGGCTGAGCTACTTGAAGCTTCGTCGTTGACATCTTCTTCCCATTCCAATGCGTACTCTCCTTCGTCTGGATGATCATATTGTGCAAAATAATGCACGTGAACATGATATCGCTCAACTCCTCCTTCTTCCAAAGATGAGATGGCCCTTTGATGATTGCCTAATGAGCTTGAAGCATGCTGAAAGCTCGTTCAATGTCCTTGTGAGCCGCTTATTGTATCAACTTGAATCTCCTACTCTCCTCGTCCGACGGAAATGGAGGACTCTTCATGAAAGCGGGCCAATCGGGGTAGATGTCGTTGGTCAAGTAGTACTCACTCGTGTAATATGAGCTATTGGCAAGTAATAAGTGCATTGAGAATGTTGATATCGTTGTATAAACTAGGAATCCCAAAAAACGCATGCCAGATCCACAGATCTTGGGATGCGAGGGTAATGGTTGGCTTCCCCTGATCACCTTATGTGTATGTTCCTTGCCACACCATCGGACAATTCTTCCACACCAAGTGCATGCAATTTAGGCTCCCTAACATCCCCTGAAACCCGTGCTTTTCCCCGTGCAGTGCAAGAAGCATTTGGTAGTCGGCGGACGTCGGCCTCCTCAAGTATTCTGCACCAAAGAGTTGGACGATGACTCGACTGAATTTGCTCAAGCACTCCAACGAGGCAGACTCTGCAATCTGCAAGTACTCGTCGTA harbors:
- the LOC131010405 gene encoding protein JINGUBANG-like; amino-acid sequence: MSSAEKNSMAGNMVHPDPNLSSSSGDIDEYRNSSFNGYEPNRNSGEGSPMMMSPWNQPGGAWSAPSKNSSQQLQNSLIGSLVREEGHIYSLAAKDDILYTGSDSKNIRVWKSMKDFSAFKSNSGLVKAIIIADDKIFTGHQDGKIRVWKISPKNPSVYKRSGTMPTFFDIFKASIKPGNYVEVRRKRSAVWIKHADAISCLSMDKDTGFLYSASWDKTFKVWRPENSKCMESVKAHDDAVNSVVASTAAMVYTGSADGKVKAWKREQKGKACKHTLVKTLLTQESAVTALAVSDSDKVVYSGSSDGVVNFWEVEKQLSHGGVLKGHKLAVLCLAAAGSLVFSGSADKTICVWRREGQAHTRLSVLTGHTGPVKCLAVEKDKESAAEEKWVVYSGSLDKSVKVWSVSEMAPDMQQIQNGNFDWDSIPSAKY